Proteins co-encoded in one Bacillus kexueae genomic window:
- a CDS encoding YpzG family protein gives MGSNQKKKFNDQIYSNPFQGPRANPKHAHNQVNGETQQSQDLIILEHQTRKRS, from the coding sequence ATGGGTTCTAACCAAAAGAAGAAATTCAATGACCAGATTTATTCTAATCCATTTCAAGGACCAAGAGCAAACCCAAAACATGCACACAACCAAGTGAATGGTGAAACTCAGCAAAGTCAAGATTTGATCATTTTAGAGCATCAAACGCGAAAACGTTCTTAA
- the sspK gene encoding small, acid-soluble spore protein K, giving the protein MRNKKKGFPQHEKFDGEPRAKAEYASKRANGTTNTHPAERMNASSEQNRQQS; this is encoded by the coding sequence ATGCGCAACAAGAAAAAAGGATTCCCTCAACATGAAAAATTTGATGGGGAACCGCGAGCAAAAGCTGAGTATGCATCAAAGCGTGCAAACGGCACGACAAATACTCACCCAGCTGAACGAATGAACGCATCTAGTGAGCAAAATCGCCAACAATCTTAA
- a CDS encoding YfhJ family protein, with the protein MEQYFERLTNELLNKNPHLSEEKARTWVELLWEDFETTYAKAGRKYRGQEVTEQIVRQIILNYGDKLHEFIAKNPKYKAYLEKE; encoded by the coding sequence ATGGAACAATATTTTGAACGATTGACGAATGAATTATTAAATAAAAACCCGCATTTATCAGAGGAAAAAGCACGTACGTGGGTAGAGCTTTTATGGGAAGATTTTGAAACCACTTATGCGAAGGCGGGGAGAAAATACCGCGGCCAAGAGGTGACAGAACAAATTGTTCGACAAATTATTCTTAACTATGGTGATAAGCTACATGAATTCATCGCGAAAAATCCAAAATATAAAGCTTACTTAGAAAAGGAATAG
- a CDS encoding metal-dependent hydrolase, translating to MDTGTHVVMGIAIGGIATLDPVVSQSSITQEAVVIATIVGSQAPDIDTLLKLKNNATYIRNHRGLTHSAPAIFLWSLLISGTIYLFIPNADWFHLWLWTFIAVFFHVFVDIFNGYGTQALRPFTKKWIALGTINTFDPFIFVMHMIGIALWLFGFHAGYTFITIYILLTGYYLLNLWFQYKVRKRVRETIDEVEEIIFNPTIQFRKWTLAIRTKTHYYVVRVNKETLEILDRFVRVPLPEDDAMNAAKKDPNIEAFLYFSPIYRWEKVQFEDHIEVRFIDLRYRSKQYYPFVAVVHLDENYHILRSYTGWIFSEKRLKKKLEMLTKV from the coding sequence TTGGATACTGGTACTCATGTAGTAATGGGAATTGCAATAGGAGGAATTGCAACATTAGACCCCGTTGTAAGTCAAAGTTCCATCACCCAAGAAGCGGTCGTGATTGCTACCATCGTTGGCTCTCAAGCCCCTGATATCGATACTCTTTTAAAACTCAAAAATAACGCAACATATATTCGAAATCATCGAGGCTTAACCCACTCTGCTCCCGCAATTTTCCTATGGTCTCTTCTTATTTCCGGAACAATTTATTTGTTTATTCCTAACGCTGATTGGTTTCATCTATGGCTTTGGACATTTATCGCTGTCTTTTTCCACGTATTTGTCGATATTTTTAACGGATACGGGACACAAGCTCTTCGTCCATTCACGAAAAAATGGATTGCTCTCGGTACAATTAATACATTTGATCCGTTTATTTTTGTTATGCATATGATTGGAATCGCCCTCTGGCTCTTCGGGTTTCACGCAGGATATACTTTCATAACCATTTATATACTTTTAACTGGATACTATTTACTGAACTTATGGTTCCAATATAAGGTTAGAAAACGGGTGCGAGAAACCATTGATGAAGTGGAAGAAATTATTTTTAACCCAACTATTCAATTCAGAAAATGGACTTTAGCTATTAGAACAAAAACACATTATTATGTCGTCCGTGTGAATAAGGAAACATTAGAAATTTTAGATCGATTCGTTCGCGTTCCGCTTCCAGAAGATGATGCGATGAACGCCGCCAAAAAAGACCCAAATATAGAAGCATTCCTTTATTTTTCTCCTATTTACCGATGGGAGAAAGTACAGTTTGAAGACCATATCGAAGTGCGATTTATTGACCTACGGTACCGAAGTAAGCAATATTATCCATTTGTCGCGGTCGTTCATTTGGATGAGAATTATCACATATTACGCTCTTATACTGGATGGATATTCAGCGAAAAGCGATTAAAGAAAAAATTAGAAATGCTGACGAAAGTATAA
- the mutY gene encoding A/G-specific adenine glycosylase, with protein sequence MNESLHQKLEKVTVDQFQRDLIDWYEREKRDLPWRKSQDPYRVWVSEIMLQQTRVDTVIPYYQRFMEKFPTIEALANADEDDVLKAWEGLGYYSRARNLQAAVREVHESYNGVVPDNPKELGKLKGIGPYTKGAILSIAYNIPEPAVDGNVMRVLSRILSIWDDIAKPKTRKVFEEAVYYLISKEHPSSFNQALMELGAMVCTPTSPSCLLCPVREHCAAFSEGVQAELPVKTKAKANKKVQMAAVVLKKEDRYYIHKRPSKGLLANLWEFPNCETHPGIVTQKQQLAQFLQSEYKMDVQINELVGTIEHVFSHLTWHISVFVGVVIDDSNMEHLQSVTEQELENFAFPVSHQKIMQLAKEHQLG encoded by the coding sequence ATGAATGAATCGTTACATCAAAAGCTAGAAAAGGTCACAGTTGATCAATTTCAACGTGATTTGATTGATTGGTACGAAAGAGAAAAGCGCGACCTACCTTGGCGAAAAAGCCAAGACCCATATCGTGTATGGGTATCGGAAATCATGCTACAACAAACGCGTGTTGATACAGTGATTCCATATTATCAACGGTTTATGGAAAAATTCCCTACAATAGAAGCTTTAGCAAATGCGGATGAGGACGATGTCTTAAAAGCATGGGAGGGACTTGGTTATTATTCCCGTGCACGAAATTTACAGGCAGCAGTTCGAGAAGTTCATGAGTCATACAACGGCGTTGTTCCGGACAACCCAAAAGAATTAGGAAAGCTCAAAGGGATTGGCCCTTATACGAAAGGAGCCATTTTGAGTATTGCCTATAACATCCCCGAACCGGCAGTCGATGGAAATGTGATGCGTGTGTTATCTCGTATCTTATCAATTTGGGACGATATTGCAAAACCGAAGACGAGAAAGGTGTTCGAGGAAGCTGTATATTATTTAATCTCAAAAGAACATCCATCTTCCTTTAATCAAGCGTTAATGGAGCTTGGGGCGATGGTTTGTACTCCAACTTCTCCTTCTTGCTTGCTTTGTCCGGTTAGAGAGCATTGTGCTGCGTTCAGTGAGGGAGTCCAGGCAGAGCTTCCGGTTAAGACAAAAGCAAAGGCTAATAAAAAAGTGCAGATGGCTGCGGTCGTATTAAAAAAGGAGGACCGCTATTATATACATAAGCGGCCTTCGAAAGGATTATTAGCAAATTTATGGGAATTCCCAAATTGTGAAACTCACCCTGGAATTGTAACGCAAAAACAGCAGCTTGCACAGTTTTTACAAAGTGAATACAAAATGGATGTCCAAATTAATGAGTTGGTTGGAACCATTGAACATGTATTCTCTCATTTGACATGGCATATTTCCGTTTTTGTCGGCGTCGTAATCGATGACTCAAACATGGAACATTTACAAAGCGTCACAGAACAGGAATTGGAGAACTTTGCATTCCCAGTGTCACATCAAAAAATTATGCAATTAGCTAAAGAACATCAGTTGGGATAG
- a CDS encoding cytosolic protein, protein MYTGRDMTELSMMSKKEWDETELSYFHHALQQIMPYLNAEGQTIHREIVEEIEARGGIKTREATFSPELKSRYRYPN, encoded by the coding sequence ATGTACACAGGTCGTGATATGACCGAATTATCCATGATGTCTAAAAAAGAATGGGACGAAACGGAGCTCTCTTACTTCCACCATGCCCTCCAACAAATTATGCCGTACTTGAATGCTGAAGGGCAAACCATTCATCGAGAAATTGTGGAAGAAATTGAAGCTCGAGGTGGAATTAAAACAAGAGAAGCTACGTTTTCACCTGAGTTAAAATCGCGCTATCGCTATCCCAACTGA
- the fabL gene encoding enoyl-[acyl-carrier-protein] reductase FabL produces the protein MMNEKVALITGSSRGIGKEIALRLAEKGYHIVINYARSKNAALETAKEIEQYGVKTLVVKANVGKPEKVKEMFQQVEETFGRLDVFVNNAASGVLRPLMELEESHWDWTMDINTKALLFCAQEAAKLMEQNDGGHIVSISSLGSIRYLKNYTTVGVSKAALEALTRYLAVELAPKNIIVNAVSGGAVDTDALTHFPNRDELLAEAKEKTPAGRMVEKEDLVNAVEFLVSDKAFMIRGQTIIVDGGISLLV, from the coding sequence ATGATGAATGAAAAAGTTGCACTCATTACAGGAAGTAGTAGAGGGATTGGAAAAGAAATCGCTCTACGCCTTGCCGAAAAAGGCTACCATATCGTTATCAACTATGCGCGTAGTAAAAATGCAGCGCTTGAAACGGCGAAGGAAATTGAGCAGTATGGCGTGAAAACGTTAGTTGTTAAAGCAAATGTAGGAAAGCCAGAAAAAGTGAAGGAAATGTTTCAACAAGTAGAGGAAACGTTTGGGCGTTTAGATGTTTTTGTTAACAATGCAGCATCTGGCGTTCTTCGTCCTCTAATGGAATTAGAAGAATCACATTGGGACTGGACGATGGACATTAACACGAAAGCATTGCTATTCTGTGCTCAAGAAGCAGCGAAGTTAATGGAGCAAAATGACGGAGGTCATATCGTTAGCATCAGTTCTCTCGGGTCCATTCGCTATTTGAAAAACTATACGACAGTAGGAGTGTCGAAAGCAGCTCTTGAAGCATTAACACGTTATTTAGCGGTTGAACTTGCACCAAAAAATATTATTGTGAATGCTGTTTCAGGAGGAGCCGTTGATACGGATGCATTAACTCACTTCCCGAACCGAGATGAACTCCTAGCTGAAGCAAAAGAAAAAACGCCAGCAGGCCGAATGGTTGAGAAAGAAGATCTTGTTAATGCAGTTGAATTCCTCGTATCAGACAAAGCATTTATGATCCGAGGTCAAACGATTATTGTGGACGGTGGAATCTCACTGCTTGTGTAA
- a CDS encoding YgaB family protein, whose translation MNAVSRFDELVSEQLVTMEKLLFVQTEIERCQELLDELSSLEQLSKKAAIEEEIYQMKQELYAIQKAFEKKTEEVIHTYQLEQS comes from the coding sequence GTGAACGCAGTCAGCCGATTTGATGAACTTGTATCAGAGCAACTCGTGACGATGGAAAAGTTATTATTTGTACAGACTGAAATTGAGCGATGCCAAGAATTACTTGATGAACTATCCTCATTGGAACAGTTGTCAAAAAAAGCAGCGATTGAGGAAGAAATTTATCAAATGAAGCAAGAATTATATGCAATTCAAAAAGCGTTTGAGAAAAAAACGGAAGAAGTTATTCACACTTACCAGCTTGAGCAAAGCTAA
- a CDS encoding DUF402 domain-containing protein: MMGFPKEGDKIQIHSYKHNGYIHRIWEETTVLKASENCIIGGNDRTTVTESDGRTWITREPAICYFHSKYWFNVIGMIRTDGIYYYCNISSPFVWDEEALKYIDYDLDIKVFPDMTYVLLDEDEYERHRREMNYPEVIDRILKNNVNKLVGLIRGRKGPFAPDFIDRWYEQYLTYLR; this comes from the coding sequence ATCATGGGCTTTCCCAAGGAAGGAGACAAAATCCAAATCCATAGTTACAAGCATAACGGATATATCCACCGAATTTGGGAGGAGACAACGGTTTTAAAAGCATCGGAAAATTGCATCATCGGTGGAAACGATCGAACAACGGTAACAGAATCCGATGGAAGAACGTGGATTACACGTGAACCGGCCATCTGTTATTTCCATTCGAAATATTGGTTTAATGTGATAGGTATGATTCGTACAGACGGTATTTACTACTACTGCAATATTAGTTCTCCGTTTGTATGGGACGAAGAAGCATTAAAATATATCGATTATGATTTAGATATTAAAGTGTTTCCGGATATGACCTACGTGTTATTGGATGAAGATGAGTACGAACGTCATCGCCGTGAAATGAACTATCCCGAAGTCATTGATCGGATTCTAAAAAACAACGTGAACAAGCTTGTAGGATTGATTAGAGGTCGAAAAGGACCTTTTGCACCTGACTTCATTGATAGGTGGTATGAACAATATTTAACTTATCTCCGTTAG
- a CDS encoding ABC transporter ATP-binding protein — protein sequence MDAIKRYMHFVKPYRFQIIFTIIIGILKFGIPLLIPLLLKYVVDDILGANISVNEKTEQLFWIMGIMFFIFLVVRPPIEYYRQYFAQWTGSKILYDIRDQLFSHLQRLSLRYYANTRAGEVISRVINDVEQTKSFVITGLMNLWLDLLTIFIAIGIMLSMHVKLTLISIVLFPLYGFAVKYFYGRLRKLTRDRSQALAQVQGYLHERVSGMPVIRSFAIEEVEQKRFDKENRHFLDRALDHTSWNAKTFAVVNTITDIAPLFVIFYAGYEVIQGELSIGTMVAFIGYIDRLYNPLRRLINSSTTLTQAFASMDRVFELLDEEYDIVDKPNAKEAKNLKGEIEFQQVTFQYNEDETPVLRNVDLKIRQGETVAFVGMSGGGKSTLVSLIPRFYDVTEGSILLDGVDIRDYRAQTVRDQIGMVLQDNFLFSESVKSNILIGKPDATDEEIIQAAKAANAHEFIMNLPDGYDTKVGERGVKLSGGQKQRIAIARVFIKNPPILILDEATSALDLESEHLIQEALEKLAQNRTTLIVAHRLSTITHADKIVLIENGRIVEMGTHQQLMKQKGSYYHLFQIQQLD from the coding sequence TTGGATGCTATTAAGCGGTATATGCATTTTGTAAAGCCGTATCGCTTTCAAATCATCTTTACGATTATTATTGGAATCTTGAAGTTCGGAATTCCGCTTTTAATTCCGTTGTTGTTGAAGTACGTCGTTGACGATATTTTAGGAGCAAATATTTCCGTGAATGAAAAGACGGAGCAATTATTTTGGATTATGGGAATTATGTTTTTTATTTTTCTCGTAGTTCGTCCACCCATTGAGTACTATCGCCAATATTTCGCTCAATGGACGGGGAGTAAGATTTTGTATGATATTCGCGATCAATTGTTTTCACATTTGCAAAGGTTGAGCTTACGGTATTATGCCAACACGCGAGCTGGAGAAGTCATTTCAAGAGTCATCAATGATGTTGAGCAAACGAAGTCTTTCGTTATTACAGGGTTAATGAACTTATGGCTTGATTTATTAACAATTTTTATTGCCATCGGCATCATGCTTTCCATGCATGTGAAGTTAACACTCATTTCCATTGTTCTATTCCCGCTTTACGGATTCGCCGTGAAATATTTTTATGGTCGTTTACGGAAGCTGACTCGCGATCGATCACAAGCACTTGCTCAAGTGCAAGGATATTTGCATGAGCGAGTAAGTGGGATGCCGGTAATAAGAAGCTTTGCTATAGAAGAAGTGGAACAAAAACGCTTTGATAAGGAAAATCGTCATTTTTTAGATCGGGCACTTGATCATACGAGCTGGAACGCAAAGACATTTGCCGTGGTAAATACGATTACAGATATTGCGCCATTATTCGTTATTTTTTATGCAGGATATGAAGTGATTCAAGGGGAGCTATCGATCGGAACGATGGTCGCGTTTATCGGATACATCGACCGTCTTTACAATCCACTTCGACGATTAATTAATTCATCGACGACGTTAACTCAAGCATTTGCGTCAATGGACCGAGTATTCGAGCTTTTGGATGAGGAGTACGACATCGTTGATAAGCCCAATGCGAAAGAAGCTAAAAATCTCAAAGGAGAAATTGAATTTCAACAGGTAACCTTTCAATATAATGAAGACGAGACACCGGTTTTACGCAATGTTGATTTGAAGATTCGACAAGGGGAAACCGTAGCGTTTGTAGGGATGAGCGGCGGTGGAAAATCGACGCTTGTCAGCTTAATTCCACGTTTTTACGATGTGACAGAGGGTAGTATTTTACTCGATGGAGTAGATATTCGCGATTATCGTGCGCAAACTGTGCGAGACCAAATCGGAATGGTTTTACAAGATAACTTTCTGTTTAGCGAATCAGTAAAGAGTAATATATTAATTGGGAAGCCTGATGCGACCGATGAAGAAATTATTCAGGCGGCAAAAGCAGCGAATGCGCACGAGTTTATCATGAACTTACCGGATGGATACGATACGAAAGTAGGCGAGCGTGGGGTAAAGCTTTCAGGTGGTCAAAAACAACGGATCGCTATTGCGCGCGTCTTTATTAAAAATCCACCAATTCTCATTTTAGATGAGGCAACATCTGCTCTTGATTTAGAAAGTGAACATTTGATTCAAGAAGCGCTCGAAAAATTGGCACAAAATCGAACAACCTTGATTGTTGCACATCGACTTTCAACCATCACACATGCAGATAAGATTGTTCTTATTGAAAATGGTCGAATCGTAGAGATGGGAACGCACCAACAGTTGATGAAACAAAAAGGAAGTTATTATCATCTTTTTCAAATTCAACAGTTAGATTAA
- a CDS encoding immune inhibitor A domain-containing protein, producing the protein MFLKPLKVFSTIATSTLLTCSIAFTPFNNYVNASDTKPLESAPIDLHIVPEERLGKALQDRGVIPKNASDAEIQKAVDQYIEVKRGEKPGKVEETSAEEKEMSQKAKDLHKKQEEKLEKKFNKWYKNYQKGKPTKEVKVKKAKQAPYNGSVREDKVLVLLVEYSDFKHNNVIQEEGYMYADDFNREHYQKLMFGDEKFELFNGNKIQTFKQYYEEQSGGSYTVDGYVSDWLTVPGKAADYGDDNPNGGHDNLGPLGPRDLVKHALEAAVESGIDLSEFDEFDLYDLDGDGNQNEPDGLVDHLMIIHAGTGQEAGGGLLGDDAIWSHRWVLDGVFSVPNTTAKVDYWGGQMAAFDYTIQPEDGAVGVFAHEFGHDLGLPDEYDTQYSGHGEPVASWSIMSGGSWNGRVAGTEPTSFSPQNKEYFQKLMGGNWANIVEVDYDEIDEKGVFSVLDQSVTKSTNPGIIKINLPEKEVDGIAPQFGEKYYYSTKGDDLHTSMTSPEFDLTNATSATFSYKTWYDIEYDYDFLYVHAIANDGSEKLLDVIGDDDTDGDARAESTKGQWIDKSYDLSEFTGKKVKLVFEYVTDGGLALDGFALDNAKLTVDGQDVFTDDAEGDAQFILDGFTVSNGKFKKDNYYYLEWRNYAGADTALQYSRGAKYNTGLLIWYGDESFTDNWVGIHPGEGFLGVVDAHPEPIFGVKDGEQTIFQSTRYQVADAAFSFDKTPSWMVDSAYRGLYDYKGLPGVTTFDDSNTYINDVIPDAGRILPNHGLKIQVIGEAKDNSAGAVWIHK; encoded by the coding sequence ATTTTTTTGAAACCTTTAAAAGTATTTTCGACGATTGCAACGTCAACTTTGTTGACCTGTTCAATCGCCTTTACACCCTTCAACAACTATGTGAACGCTTCCGACACAAAACCTCTAGAATCCGCACCAATCGACTTACACATCGTCCCTGAGGAACGGTTAGGCAAAGCACTTCAAGACCGTGGCGTCATTCCAAAAAATGCGAGTGATGCAGAAATCCAAAAAGCTGTAGACCAGTATATAGAAGTTAAACGTGGTGAAAAGCCTGGGAAAGTAGAAGAGACTTCTGCAGAAGAGAAGGAAATGAGTCAGAAGGCTAAAGACCTTCACAAAAAACAAGAAGAAAAGCTAGAGAAAAAGTTCAACAAGTGGTACAAAAATTATCAAAAAGGAAAGCCGACAAAAGAAGTAAAAGTGAAGAAAGCAAAACAAGCTCCGTACAATGGATCCGTGCGCGAAGATAAAGTACTTGTCCTGCTTGTTGAGTACTCAGACTTTAAGCATAACAATGTCATTCAAGAAGAAGGATACATGTACGCTGATGATTTTAATCGTGAACATTATCAAAAACTCATGTTCGGTGACGAAAAGTTTGAGCTATTTAACGGGAACAAAATTCAAACATTTAAACAGTATTATGAGGAGCAATCGGGTGGAAGTTATACAGTGGATGGATATGTTTCTGACTGGTTAACGGTTCCTGGAAAAGCAGCTGATTATGGGGATGACAACCCAAATGGCGGTCATGACAACTTAGGACCTTTAGGGCCACGAGATTTAGTTAAGCATGCGCTAGAAGCTGCTGTAGAATCAGGAATCGACTTATCCGAATTTGATGAGTTTGATTTATACGATTTAGACGGTGACGGAAATCAAAACGAGCCGGATGGTCTAGTGGACCACTTAATGATTATCCATGCAGGTACTGGTCAGGAAGCAGGTGGCGGTCTATTAGGGGATGACGCCATTTGGTCACATCGTTGGGTATTAGACGGTGTTTTCTCCGTTCCAAACACAACAGCTAAAGTCGATTACTGGGGCGGACAAATGGCTGCATTTGACTACACCATCCAACCGGAAGATGGAGCAGTCGGTGTATTCGCTCACGAATTTGGACATGACTTAGGTTTACCTGATGAATATGATACGCAATATTCTGGTCACGGTGAGCCGGTAGCTTCCTGGTCTATTATGAGTGGCGGTAGCTGGAACGGTCGGGTTGCAGGAACTGAACCTACGAGCTTTTCACCACAAAATAAAGAGTACTTCCAGAAGCTAATGGGCGGAAACTGGGCAAATATTGTCGAAGTCGATTATGATGAGATTGATGAAAAAGGAGTCTTCTCCGTTCTCGACCAAAGTGTTACAAAGTCAACGAACCCTGGAATCATAAAAATTAACCTTCCTGAAAAAGAAGTTGACGGCATTGCCCCTCAATTTGGTGAAAAATATTATTACAGTACAAAAGGTGATGACCTTCATACATCGATGACATCTCCAGAGTTTGATTTAACAAATGCAACTTCCGCTACTTTCAGTTACAAAACTTGGTATGACATTGAATATGATTATGATTTCTTATATGTTCATGCAATCGCTAACGATGGTTCGGAAAAATTGCTTGACGTAATCGGAGACGATGACACAGATGGGGATGCACGTGCAGAATCAACGAAGGGACAATGGATTGATAAATCATATGATTTATCTGAGTTTACTGGAAAGAAAGTGAAGTTAGTATTTGAATACGTAACAGACGGCGGCTTAGCTTTAGATGGCTTCGCTCTTGATAACGCAAAGCTAACCGTTGATGGACAAGATGTTTTTACAGATGATGCAGAGGGCGATGCGCAATTTATTCTCGATGGTTTTACTGTTTCTAATGGTAAGTTCAAAAAAGACAACTACTACTATTTAGAATGGAGAAACTACGCAGGTGCTGACACTGCCCTTCAATATTCTCGTGGTGCGAAGTACAACACAGGCTTACTCATTTGGTACGGTGACGAAAGCTTTACTGATAACTGGGTAGGAATTCACCCAGGTGAAGGATTCCTAGGTGTAGTAGACGCTCATCCTGAACCAATCTTTGGTGTGAAGGATGGTGAACAAACTATTTTCCAGAGCACACGTTATCAAGTAGCAGATGCTGCATTTAGCTTTGACAAAACACCTTCGTGGATGGTGGACTCTGCTTACCGCGGACTTTACGATTACAAAGGACTACCTGGCGTGACAACGTTTGATGACTCAAACACGTATATTAACGACGTCATTCCTGATGCTGGCCGTATCTTACCGAATCATGGTCTTAAAATCCAAGTAATTGGTGAAGCAAAAGACAACTCTGCTGGCGCTGTTTGGATTCATAAATAA
- a CDS encoding ABC transporter ATP-binding protein, giving the protein MEKEPILQVDKLKVSFTSGKKNVPAVQDVSFSLYEGEILGIVGESGSGKSVTSLTIMGLIPKPPGVIENGEILFEQENLLTFDEKRMRDIRGNKISMIFQEPMTSLNPLFTIGDQLMEAIRLHTKASKKEARNRSVELLKLVGLPRAEELIDEYPHQLSGGMRQRVMIAMAMACHPKVLIADEPTTALDVTIQSQILSLMKELNEKTKTSIMLITHDLGVVAEVCDRVIVMYAGQIVEQGDVKAIFQNPKHPYTKGLLKSIPHVHKKEDRLYSIPGNVPRPGTIKKGCFFAPRCEYAMDRCFEQSPSFNQTETSGHTVRCLLHEEMEGGVEKNVGTAIRN; this is encoded by the coding sequence GTGGAGAAAGAGCCGATTTTGCAAGTGGATAAACTGAAGGTTTCGTTTACTTCTGGAAAGAAAAACGTACCTGCTGTTCAGGATGTGAGCTTCTCGTTATATGAGGGAGAAATTTTAGGAATTGTAGGAGAATCGGGGAGTGGGAAAAGTGTTACTTCCTTGACGATTATGGGACTTATCCCTAAACCGCCTGGTGTGATTGAAAATGGAGAAATCCTCTTTGAGCAAGAAAATTTACTAACATTTGATGAAAAAAGAATGCGTGACATACGAGGGAATAAGATTTCTATGATCTTCCAAGAGCCGATGACATCACTAAATCCCCTCTTTACCATTGGCGATCAGCTGATGGAAGCAATCCGATTACATACGAAAGCTTCGAAGAAGGAAGCGAGAAATCGAAGTGTTGAGCTATTGAAGCTTGTTGGATTACCGAGAGCTGAAGAATTAATCGACGAATACCCTCATCAACTATCAGGAGGAATGCGACAGCGCGTCATGATTGCGATGGCAATGGCTTGTCACCCGAAAGTGTTAATCGCAGATGAGCCAACAACTGCATTAGATGTTACGATTCAATCGCAAATTTTATCGTTAATGAAAGAATTGAACGAAAAGACGAAAACATCCATTATGCTGATCACTCATGATTTAGGCGTAGTTGCAGAAGTTTGTGACCGTGTCATTGTCATGTATGCGGGACAAATTGTGGAACAAGGGGATGTCAAAGCAATCTTTCAAAACCCGAAGCACCCGTATACGAAAGGACTTTTAAAGTCTATTCCGCATGTACATAAAAAGGAAGACCGTCTGTATTCCATTCCTGGTAATGTTCCGCGACCTGGAACGATTAAAAAGGGGTGTTTCTTTGCGCCTCGATGTGAATATGCAATGGATCGATGTTTCGAGCAATCCCCTTCTTTTAATCAAACGGAAACGAGTGGCCATACCGTAAGATGCTTATTACATGAGGAGATGGAAGGAGGAGTTGAAAAGAATGTCGGAACGGCTATTAGAAATTAA
- a CDS encoding ABC transporter ATP-binding protein → MSERLLEINGLKKYFPIKGGILGRKQGEVKAVDDVSFYVRKGETLGIVGESGCGKSTTGRLIMRLIESSDGSIKFEDQEITSMSKNELRRVRRDIQMVFQDPYASLNPRHTVQKILEEPLIVHGIGSKEERKKRVQEMLEVVGLSSYHAKRYPHQFSGGQRQRIGIARALMTKPKLVIADEPVSALDVSIQAQVLNLLKDIQKEFGLTYIFIAHDLGVVKHISDRVGVMYLGRLIELADSDAIYDSPKHPYTKALLSAVPIPDPFVKKERLGLSGELPSPSNPPTGCAFHTRCSECMDICKTKRPTYQELSNGHYVACHLYE, encoded by the coding sequence ATGTCGGAACGGCTATTAGAAATTAATGGACTGAAGAAATATTTCCCGATTAAGGGTGGAATTCTCGGTCGAAAGCAAGGAGAAGTGAAGGCGGTAGATGATGTCTCCTTTTATGTGCGGAAAGGAGAAACGTTAGGTATCGTTGGGGAAAGCGGCTGCGGAAAGTCAACGACTGGCCGACTCATTATGAGATTAATTGAATCTAGCGATGGCTCAATCAAATTTGAAGATCAAGAGATTACAAGTATGTCGAAAAATGAGCTGAGAAGAGTTAGGCGTGATATTCAAATGGTCTTCCAAGATCCGTATGCCTCGCTTAATCCGAGACACACGGTACAAAAAATTTTAGAAGAGCCACTTATTGTACATGGAATTGGATCTAAAGAAGAACGGAAAAAGCGCGTTCAAGAAATGTTAGAGGTAGTCGGTCTATCAAGCTATCATGCTAAGCGTTATCCTCATCAATTTAGCGGGGGGCAGCGTCAACGTATTGGGATTGCAAGAGCGCTTATGACCAAACCGAAGCTTGTGATCGCTGATGAGCCTGTTTCTGCTTTAGATGTATCGATTCAAGCGCAAGTTTTGAATCTTTTAAAAGATATACAAAAAGAGTTTGGCCTAACGTACATTTTCATCGCCCATGATTTAGGAGTTGTTAAACATATTAGCGACCGAGTGGGTGTCATGTATTTAGGGCGATTAATTGAATTGGCAGACAGTGATGCAATATATGATTCACCGAAGCATCCATACACAAAAGCGCTACTATCGGCTGTTCCGATCCCTGACCCATTCGTGAAGAAAGAACGTCTTGGGCTATCAGGAGAATTGCCAAGTCCATCTAATCCGCCAACCGGCTGTGCTTTTCATACTAGATGCAGTGAATGTATGGACATATGTAAAACGAAGAGACCTACTTATCAGGAGCTATCTAACGGTCATTATGTTGCATGCCATTTATATGAGTGA